Proteins from a genomic interval of Arthrobacter sp. CAN_C5:
- the murG gene encoding undecaprenyldiphospho-muramoylpentapeptide beta-N-acetylglucosaminyltransferase — protein MSTSPLSVVLAGGGTAGHISPLLAIAHSLSEHDSSIRLTVVGTAAGMETRLVPAAGYPLETIDRVPMPRRPSIDLVKLPVRLVRAVRQASAVIDRAGADVVVGVGGYVSTPLYLAAWRRKVPVVIHEANARPGLANRLGSRIATSVAAAFKGTGLPRAQVVGMPMRRSISTLNRADARSAARNALGLNPSKPALIVTGGSSGALSINRAVANIVPLLAAEGIQLLHITGGGKQVSGADGQALQAEGYRQVEYVDDMETVYAAADLLLARAGAATVSEVSAVGLPAVFVPLPHGNGEQRRNAADLITAGGALLVEDAALTADWLQKEVFPLLKNEAALAAMAAASAKLGIRDADIQMAHLVVAAARKSAA, from the coding sequence ATGAGCACAAGTCCCCTCTCAGTGGTCCTGGCCGGCGGCGGTACCGCCGGCCACATCAGTCCACTGCTGGCCATCGCCCACTCCCTCAGCGAGCACGATTCAAGCATCCGCCTCACGGTGGTGGGCACCGCCGCCGGCATGGAAACCCGGCTGGTTCCGGCTGCCGGCTACCCGCTCGAAACCATCGACCGGGTCCCAATGCCCCGCCGTCCATCGATCGACCTGGTGAAACTGCCCGTGCGGCTGGTGCGCGCCGTCCGTCAGGCGTCCGCAGTGATTGACCGTGCCGGTGCCGACGTCGTCGTGGGGGTGGGCGGCTACGTCTCGACCCCCCTGTACCTGGCGGCGTGGCGGCGGAAGGTCCCGGTGGTTATCCATGAGGCCAACGCGCGGCCGGGGCTGGCCAACCGGCTGGGTTCCCGGATCGCCACCTCGGTGGCCGCCGCGTTCAAGGGCACTGGCCTGCCCCGGGCTCAGGTGGTCGGCATGCCGATGCGCCGGAGCATCTCCACCCTGAATCGGGCGGACGCGCGTTCCGCGGCGCGGAACGCGCTCGGGTTGAACCCGAGCAAGCCGGCCCTGATCGTGACCGGCGGCTCGTCGGGTGCCCTCAGCATCAATCGCGCCGTGGCGAATATCGTGCCCTTGCTCGCTGCCGAAGGGATCCAGTTGCTGCACATCACCGGTGGCGGCAAGCAGGTATCCGGTGCCGACGGGCAGGCCCTGCAGGCCGAGGGCTACCGCCAGGTCGAGTACGTCGATGACATGGAAACGGTCTACGCGGCAGCCGACCTCCTGCTCGCGCGGGCCGGGGCCGCTACTGTGAGCGAGGTCAGCGCCGTCGGCCTGCCCGCCGTATTCGTTCCCCTTCCGCACGGCAACGGTGAACAGCGCCGCAACGCCGCCGATCTGATTACTGCCGGGGGTGCGCTCCTGGTCGAGGATGCGGCACTGACCGCGGACTGGCTGCAGAAAGAGGTGTTCCCGTTGCTCAAGAACGAGGCGGCCCTGGCCGCGATGGCCGCTGCCAGCGCCAAGCTGGGCATCAGGGACGCCGACATCCAGATGGCCCACCTGGTGGTCGCCGCTGCACGGAAGTCCGCGGCATGA
- the murD gene encoding UDP-N-acetylmuramoyl-L-alanine--D-glutamate ligase — protein sequence MTVTPDLDALTTWDSDWAGLRVAVTGIGLTGFSVADTLIELGARVVVVDGSATDENRAKADTLTIVGAVDVLLGDDHVAALPLIDGSLPDLVVTSPGWTPQQPLLLAAADAGIPVWGDVELAWRVRIREGRSTAEWLTVTGTNGKTTTVTLVESMLQAAGLRAIAAGNIGTPILDAIRDPQGYDFLAVELSSFQLHWITAISPLASVCLNVAEDHVDWHGGFDQYTADKAKIYANTKVACVYNAEQSATERMVEDAEVVEGCRAIGFTTSAPMVSMLGVVDNLLVDRAFIEQRKDSAVELAAITELGELVPRHLVANALAAAALVRAAGVAPAAIRTGIRNFQPTDHRIQLVSSHGGVLWINDSKATNPHAAAASLAAFHSVIWIAGGLSKGVNYDELVRTHARRLKAVVLIGADSSDLIASLRRHAPDVPLINAGTGETGSVTLADETTTAPQGERVMESAVRESARIAIDGDTVLMAPAAASMDQFSSYAHRGTAFIEAVRVIVEGQAKTAKEF from the coding sequence ATGACCGTGACCCCTGACCTCGACGCCCTGACCACCTGGGACTCCGACTGGGCGGGTCTCCGGGTCGCCGTCACCGGGATCGGCCTCACCGGCTTCTCGGTGGCCGACACCCTGATCGAGCTCGGCGCCCGCGTCGTCGTCGTCGACGGATCAGCCACTGACGAGAACCGGGCCAAGGCCGACACCCTGACCATCGTCGGCGCCGTCGACGTCCTGCTTGGCGACGATCACGTTGCAGCGCTACCCCTAATCGACGGCAGCCTCCCGGACCTGGTGGTCACCTCTCCCGGTTGGACACCTCAACAGCCCCTGCTCCTCGCCGCAGCCGACGCCGGCATCCCCGTCTGGGGCGACGTGGAGCTCGCCTGGCGGGTCAGGATCCGCGAGGGCCGGTCCACCGCGGAATGGCTGACCGTTACCGGGACCAACGGCAAGACCACCACCGTGACACTGGTGGAGTCGATGCTGCAGGCCGCCGGGCTCCGCGCGATTGCGGCAGGCAACATTGGCACCCCAATCCTCGATGCCATCAGGGACCCGCAGGGTTACGACTTCCTCGCCGTTGAACTCTCCAGTTTCCAGCTGCACTGGATCACAGCCATCTCCCCGCTGGCCAGTGTCTGCCTGAACGTCGCCGAGGACCACGTTGACTGGCATGGCGGATTCGACCAGTACACGGCCGACAAGGCAAAGATCTACGCCAACACGAAGGTCGCGTGCGTCTACAACGCTGAGCAGTCTGCCACCGAGAGGATGGTGGAGGACGCCGAGGTCGTCGAGGGGTGCCGCGCGATCGGCTTCACCACCTCCGCACCCATGGTGAGCATGCTCGGCGTGGTCGACAACCTGCTGGTCGACCGCGCGTTCATTGAACAGCGCAAAGATTCGGCCGTCGAGCTCGCGGCCATCACGGAACTCGGCGAACTGGTGCCCCGCCACCTGGTAGCCAACGCACTGGCTGCCGCGGCGCTGGTCCGCGCCGCCGGTGTGGCGCCGGCAGCGATCCGCACCGGAATCCGGAATTTCCAGCCCACCGACCACCGGATCCAGTTGGTCTCCTCCCACGGCGGAGTCCTCTGGATCAACGACTCCAAGGCAACCAATCCGCATGCGGCCGCTGCGTCCCTGGCGGCGTTCCACTCGGTGATCTGGATTGCCGGGGGCCTGTCCAAGGGCGTCAATTACGACGAACTGGTGCGGACCCACGCCCGGCGGCTGAAGGCGGTGGTGCTGATCGGTGCGGACAGCTCCGACCTCATCGCCTCATTGCGCCGACACGCTCCGGATGTTCCGCTGATCAACGCTGGCACGGGAGAGACTGGGAGCGTGACGTTGGCCGACGAAACCACCACCGCGCCCCAGGGCGAGCGGGTGATGGAATCGGCGGTAAGGGAATCGGCACGGATTGCCATTGACGGTGACACCGTGCTGATGGCTCCGGCGGCAGCATCCATGGATCAGTTTTCCTCCTATGCTCACCGAGGCACGGCCTTTATCGAGGCGGTCCGCGTGATCGTGGAAGGGCAGGCGAAGACCGCAAAGGAGTTCTAA
- the mraY gene encoding phospho-N-acetylmuramoyl-pentapeptide-transferase, translated as MIALLIGSAMGLVLALVGTPLFIRLLVNRGYGQFIRDDGPTAHHTKRGTPTMGGAVIVGSVLLAYFVTHLLMMMVGVSTGPSASGLLLLMLMVGMGIVGFFDDYIKISKQRSLGLSAPAKIAGQTLVGVIFAVLALGFPNENGRTPASTAISFIRDTSVDLAFAGTIVGAVLFVIWSNLIITAASNGVNLADGLDGLAAGAAVLVFGAYMLMGIWQSNQSCALDEVSRSVCYTVRDPLDLALIAGTMCGALVGFLWWNTSPAKIFMGDTGSLAIGGAIAGFAILSRTQLLLVILAGLFVMITLSVIIQVGYFKLSGGKRVFKMAPLQHHFELKGWQEVTVVVRFWILAGLFVAVALGIFYAEWVVLL; from the coding sequence GTGATTGCGCTACTGATCGGCTCCGCCATGGGGCTGGTGCTGGCCCTCGTGGGTACACCCCTGTTCATCCGCCTGCTGGTGAACCGCGGCTACGGACAGTTCATCCGCGACGACGGACCCACTGCGCACCACACCAAGCGCGGCACGCCGACCATGGGTGGCGCCGTCATTGTCGGCTCGGTGCTCCTCGCCTACTTCGTAACCCACCTCCTGATGATGATGGTGGGGGTGTCCACCGGGCCGTCCGCGTCCGGACTGCTGTTGCTCATGCTGATGGTCGGGATGGGAATTGTCGGGTTTTTTGATGACTACATCAAGATCTCCAAGCAGCGCAGCCTCGGCCTGAGCGCGCCCGCCAAGATCGCAGGGCAGACGCTGGTCGGCGTCATCTTCGCCGTCCTCGCCCTGGGCTTCCCGAACGAGAACGGCAGGACCCCCGCGTCGACCGCCATCTCGTTCATCCGTGACACGTCGGTGGACCTGGCATTCGCCGGGACCATTGTCGGAGCGGTGCTCTTCGTCATCTGGTCCAACCTGATCATCACGGCCGCCAGCAACGGCGTGAACCTCGCCGACGGCCTCGACGGCCTGGCCGCCGGGGCGGCGGTCCTGGTGTTCGGCGCCTACATGCTGATGGGCATCTGGCAGTCCAACCAGAGCTGCGCCCTGGACGAGGTGTCCCGCAGCGTCTGCTACACCGTGCGCGATCCCCTCGATCTGGCCCTGATCGCCGGCACCATGTGCGGCGCGCTCGTCGGCTTCCTCTGGTGGAACACCTCCCCAGCCAAAATTTTCATGGGCGACACCGGGTCCCTCGCAATCGGCGGCGCCATCGCCGGCTTCGCCATCCTCTCCCGCACCCAGCTTCTCCTCGTGATCCTCGCCGGCCTGTTCGTCATGATCACCCTGTCGGTCATCATCCAGGTGGGCTACTTCAAACTCTCCGGCGGCAAGCGCGTCTTCAAGATGGCCCCGCTCCAGCACCACTTCGAGCTCAAGGGCTGGCAGGAAGTGACGGTGGTGGTCAGGTTCTGGATCCTGGCCGGGCTGTTCGTGGCAGTGGCCCTTGGAATCTTCTACGCCGAATGGGTAGTTCTTCTATGA
- the ftsW gene encoding putative lipid II flippase FtsW encodes MVTTPTRPVRRKPVMRQHSRSSTPTATAPPASGEQATSPDEAVAPVRGLRARFGRFWTYLEGSDKQASGASYYMILGAALALTAIGLMMVLSASSVEAIAEGSSEFELFLRQATWAGGGVILMLLLSRFSPRAYRMMAWPVLGIAVLLLVLVLAIGVNINGNQNWIQIGGFTMQPSEPAKLALAIWLANVLARKGRLIRDWKHAMIPALPLGGLPIGLVLLGGDLGTVIILMMILAAALFFAGAPMKMFTIAGIAGIAGAIVMVLVSGNRSDRISAWLRINCEDGQDLCLQADNGLFALASGGWWGVGIGQSRQKWNWIPEAHNDFIFAIIGEEFGLVGTLVVVALFGILAVATIRVARRYTDPFVRILLGSILVWLIGQAFVNIGMVTGVLPVIGVPLPFISYGGSALTFTLAAVGVLLAFARKMPPAPVTEAPGASVTTLRTPERDSTAR; translated from the coding sequence ATGGTCACCACGCCCACCCGGCCAGTCCGCCGGAAGCCGGTGATGCGTCAGCATTCCCGTTCTTCGACCCCAACCGCCACGGCACCCCCTGCCTCCGGCGAGCAGGCTACTTCCCCCGACGAAGCAGTCGCACCCGTGAGAGGCCTCCGCGCCCGCTTCGGCAGGTTCTGGACCTACCTCGAAGGCAGCGACAAGCAGGCCAGCGGTGCCAGCTACTACATGATCCTCGGGGCGGCCCTCGCCCTCACGGCGATCGGCCTCATGATGGTGCTCTCGGCATCATCCGTGGAAGCGATCGCCGAGGGAAGCAGCGAGTTCGAACTCTTTCTCCGGCAGGCCACCTGGGCCGGCGGCGGCGTGATCCTGATGTTGCTGCTCTCCCGGTTCAGTCCCCGCGCCTACCGGATGATGGCGTGGCCGGTCCTCGGCATCGCTGTGCTCCTCCTGGTTCTGGTGCTCGCCATCGGCGTCAACATCAACGGCAACCAAAACTGGATTCAAATCGGTGGCTTCACCATGCAGCCCTCCGAACCCGCGAAGCTCGCCCTGGCCATCTGGCTTGCCAACGTGTTGGCCCGAAAGGGGCGGCTCATCCGCGACTGGAAACACGCGATGATTCCGGCCCTCCCACTCGGTGGGCTTCCCATTGGGCTGGTCCTGCTTGGTGGTGATCTGGGCACCGTGATCATTCTGATGATGATCCTCGCAGCCGCGCTCTTCTTCGCCGGGGCGCCCATGAAGATGTTCACCATTGCCGGAATCGCTGGGATCGCGGGAGCGATTGTCATGGTTCTGGTGAGCGGGAACCGCAGCGACCGGATCAGCGCCTGGCTCCGCATCAACTGCGAGGACGGCCAGGACCTCTGCCTGCAGGCGGACAACGGGCTGTTCGCCCTAGCCTCCGGCGGCTGGTGGGGTGTAGGCATCGGGCAAAGCCGGCAGAAATGGAACTGGATTCCCGAGGCCCACAACGACTTCATCTTCGCGATCATCGGCGAGGAATTCGGGCTGGTAGGCACGCTCGTCGTCGTCGCACTCTTCGGCATCCTCGCGGTCGCCACCATCAGGGTTGCCCGCCGCTACACCGACCCGTTTGTGCGGATCCTGCTGGGTTCAATCCTGGTCTGGCTGATTGGTCAAGCCTTCGTCAACATCGGCATGGTCACCGGCGTGCTGCCCGTGATCGGCGTACCCCTGCCCTTCATTTCCTACGGTGGGTCAGCGCTGACCTTCACCCTCGCCGCCGTCGGGGTGCTCCTCGCCTTCGCGCGGAAGATGCCTCCCGCCCCCGTGACGGAAGCGCCGGGCGCCTCCGTCACCACCCTTCGTACCCCAGAAAGAGATTCCACAGCCCGATGA